From the genome of Methanobrevibacter smithii ATCC 35061, one region includes:
- a CDS encoding stage II sporulation protein M codes for MNRYFSIAKREVKSSIADNRRLICLMFSLYVISAVLAWIFHAQLLEILNPFLGEIKAEMSREFTMDPALELFINNETAGLTTYFSSVFFGIMSFVSVIVNGMAIGIVGGKVVSMDPFRMSLMFIALIVPHGIFEIPALIFESVAGVLLFLFIWRFLKTIDTTRNDVPGFKLRAKNSWKLNRIYLKQSIVLMVFSCFLLIIAALIEGHVTEHVGMWVDSFF; via the coding sequence ATGAACAGATATTTTTCAATAGCTAAAAGGGAAGTTAAAAGTTCCATTGCAGATAATAGGCGTCTGATTTGTTTGATGTTTTCATTATATGTTATTTCAGCGGTTCTGGCCTGGATTTTTCATGCTCAGTTACTTGAAATTTTAAATCCGTTTTTAGGTGAAATTAAAGCAGAGATGTCAAGGGAGTTTACAATGGATCCTGCTTTGGAACTGTTTATTAACAATGAAACTGCAGGTCTTACAACATATTTTTCATCTGTTTTCTTTGGAATAATGTCATTTGTCAGTGTTATTGTTAATGGAATGGCTATAGGTATTGTTGGCGGAAAAGTAGTAAGTATGGATCCTTTTCGCATGAGTCTGATGTTTATTGCTTTAATTGTTCCTCATGGAATATTTGAAATTCCTGCTTTGATTTTTGAATCAGTAGCAGGTGTTTTGCTGTTTTTGTTTATCTGGAGATTTTTAAAAACAATTGACACTACCAGAAATGATGTTCCCGGTTTTAAATTAAGGGCTAAAAATTCATGGAAGTTAAATAGGATTTATTTAAAACAGTCCATTGTTCTTATGGTATTTTCCTGTTTTCTGCTGATTATTGCAGCACTTATTGAAGGCCATGTTACCGAACATGTAGGTATGTGGGTTGATTCATTTTTCTGA
- a CDS encoding ATP-binding protein: MKKYLPRYTDYELKESLEYMGAVLITGPKWCGKTTTAKQQCNSLKELQHPVYGKSYLKLADTNPIELLKGEKPMLIDEWQMAPELWDAVRYLVDESDEDGLYILTGSTIVDESKIMHSGAGRIKRIVMRPMSLYESGESTGAISLMDLFNDEDLNIDGITSNLSISDLIFAACRGGWPESLNKKTKKQQLAIVANYIDIICNSDVSKIDGVRRNPQKVKAILKSYSRNISTLATKKTLMKDIKTEYGDISAPTYNSYIDALERLYIIQNIHGWSPNIRPANTIRKSCKKEFIDPSIAVASLNLTPEKLLKDFETFGFIFENLCIRDLLVYSSSVNGEVLYYNDDSGLEANCVVYLSDGRYALIEFKLGNREIDKGAENLLKLKKLIKNSVKNKKIDLEEPSFLAVITGGEMAYTRDDGVKVIPIGCLR, encoded by the coding sequence ATGAAAAAATATCTGCCGAGATACACTGATTACGAATTAAAAGAATCGTTAGAATACATGGGTGCAGTATTAATAACTGGTCCAAAGTGGTGTGGAAAGACTACAACAGCTAAACAGCAATGTAATAGCTTAAAAGAGTTACAGCATCCTGTTTATGGAAAATCTTATTTAAAACTTGCAGACACAAATCCTATAGAATTATTAAAAGGTGAAAAACCGATGCTAATTGATGAATGGCAAATGGCACCGGAACTGTGGGATGCAGTAAGATATTTGGTAGATGAATCAGATGAAGACGGACTTTATATTCTAACAGGTTCAACAATAGTTGATGAAAGTAAAATTATGCATTCAGGAGCAGGCAGAATAAAAAGAATCGTAATGCGACCAATGAGTTTATATGAAAGCGGCGAATCTACGGGAGCAATATCACTGATGGATTTATTTAATGATGAAGATTTAAACATCGACGGCATAACTTCAAATTTATCAATATCTGATTTGATATTTGCTGCCTGCAGAGGTGGCTGGCCGGAGTCACTAAACAAAAAAACAAAAAAACAGCAATTAGCTATTGTAGCAAATTATATTGATATAATATGCAATAGTGATGTTTCCAAGATAGACGGAGTTAGACGAAATCCTCAAAAGGTAAAAGCTATTTTAAAATCTTATTCCAGAAATATTTCAACACTGGCAACTAAAAAAACACTTATGAAAGATATAAAAACAGAGTATGGGGATATATCAGCACCTACATATAATTCGTATATTGATGCTCTTGAAAGATTATATATTATTCAAAATATTCATGGATGGTCACCAAATATCAGACCAGCAAATACCATTAGAAAATCCTGCAAAAAGGAATTCATAGATCCATCAATAGCTGTAGCAAGTCTTAATTTAACTCCTGAAAAATTATTAAAGGACTTTGAAACCTTTGGATTCATATTTGAAAACTTATGCATACGTGATTTATTGGTTTATTCAAGTTCAGTTAATGGAGAAGTATTGTATTACAATGATGACAGCGGTCTTGAAGCGAATTGTGTAGTATATTTAAGTGATGGAAGATATGCATTAATAGAATTTAAATTAGGAAACAGGGAAATTGATAAGGGAGCAGAAAATTTACTTAAATTAAAAAAATTAATTAAAAATAGTGTTAAAAACAAAAAAATTGATTTGGAAGAACCAAGTTTTTTAGCTGTTATAACTGGTGGTGAAATGGCATACACTAGAGATGACGGTGTAAAAGTTATACCGATTGGATGTTTGCGATAA
- a CDS encoding helix-turn-helix domain-containing protein, translating into MVVDNKIVGERMEFLRENMGVSQKNLAEYLDISQPYLSQIAAGKRPMSLTILDKLCALFGCSEQYLLGLDDSFHPKSYAFRSKKIDVADLKCIASINKLYKNLKYLHKKQKELGG; encoded by the coding sequence ATGGTGGTTGATAATAAAATTGTTGGAGAAAGGATGGAATTTTTAAGGGAGAATATGGGAGTAAGTCAAAAAAATTTAGCAGAATATTTAGACATATCTCAACCATATTTATCTCAAATAGCTGCTGGAAAAAGACCAATGTCTTTAACAATTTTAGATAAACTTTGTGCATTATTTGGATGTAGTGAACAGTATCTTTTGGGTTTAGATGATAGCTTTCATCCAAAGTCTTATGCATTTCGTAGTAAAAAGATTGATGTTGCGGATTTAAAATGTATTGCATCAATAAATAAGCTATATAAAAATTTGAAATATTTACATAAAAAACAAAAAGAATTGGGGGGTTAA
- a CDS encoding ImmA/IrrE family metallo-endopeptidase — protein MKSDLELNSLAVDLRKDWEIDAYGPLDIFSIVLSKFSKLSILIYPMSKNTSGLCINEENIPIIGINSNHSKGRQKFTLAHELYHLLFEDIKDIIICNDDKNDSEVEADSFASFLLMTDEGLRRYMKINEINHWNLNNIIAAEQYFQISHQAFLFRINKLGFSVDEYNNINLSNESKKRGFLNDLYKPAFKEDIPFVLGNYLKMINHVDELGGLSDGKKRELLLDGCRGDLVFNKCGRQDLNE, from the coding sequence TTGAAATCTGATTTGGAATTAAATTCTTTGGCTGTTGATTTAAGAAAAGATTGGGAAATTGATGCTTATGGGCCTTTAGATATTTTTTCAATTGTTTTGTCTAAATTTTCTAAATTATCAATATTGATTTATCCTATGTCTAAAAATACGAGTGGTTTGTGTATTAATGAAGAAAATATACCTATTATTGGAATTAATTCAAATCATTCTAAAGGTAGACAAAAGTTTACATTAGCTCATGAATTATATCATTTATTATTTGAGGATATTAAGGATATTATTATTTGTAATGATGATAAAAATGATTCTGAAGTTGAAGCAGATTCTTTTGCATCATTTTTATTAATGACTGATGAAGGATTAAGGAGATACATGAAAATCAATGAGATTAATCATTGGAATTTGAATAATATTATTGCTGCTGAACAATATTTTCAAATTAGTCATCAAGCATTTTTATTTCGCATTAATAAATTAGGATTTTCAGTAGATGAATATAATAACATAAATTTAAGTAATGAATCTAAAAAAAGAGGTTTTTTGAATGATTTATATAAACCTGCTTTTAAAGAGGATATTCCTTTTGTTTTAGGCAATTATCTTAAGATGATTAATCATGTTGATGAATTAGGTGGACTTTCTGATGGTAAAAAGAGGGAATTATTACTTGATGGTTGCAGGGGTGATCTGGTTTTTAACAAATGTGGGAGACAAGATTTAAATGAATAA